Proteins from a single region of Nerophis ophidion isolate RoL-2023_Sa linkage group LG10, RoL_Noph_v1.0, whole genome shotgun sequence:
- the LOC133560644 gene encoding uncharacterized protein LOC133560644: MPRRCVVGGCNNMNRDGFKLQRCESGKKLVRNLFKIRGCGESRRNGQSFVPHRRKLCYDRDGKNVWISCDTLSRCISNDKVKSAARPPLNVPECVSYSGTKDLDSTASNGGSLFPQTSELNPLDVLAHSASTVPYATEDDQEKNTDPSFPGLLTTTPKLDRSAFRKRERMRVLQDIFSNSYRHLTEEDDYQTFSRADIGVQIYPDVKSKGVQVKVNDVKLKMVSTGTQCELIKPPMDPEEASDEEMESDEESIASEESMECGDPDYMPDEDDHDNSFNIPAAPLSDLPQRQRLFLVYEGALMDLFSHFSACQSECECKLQRMRGSSITVHQKCLGCNFQRLWHSQPSEMYQLGI, encoded by the exons atgcctcgtcggtgtgttgtcggagggtgtaacaacatgaacagggacggattcaagttgcaaagatgcgaaagtggcaagaaattggttcgaaatttgttcaaaatacgagggtgtggggaaagccgacgaaatggtcagtcgtttgttccgcacagacgaaagctatgctacgacagagatggcaagaatgtgtggatatcctgcgacactctaagcagatgcatttccaacgataaagtcaaatctgccgccagacccccattgaatgtgccggagtgtgtgagctattcagggacaaAGGACCTCGATAGCACGGCAAGCAATGGCGGCAGTttgttcccgcagacgagcgagctaaaccccctggatgtcttggctcACAGCGCTTCTACCGTCCCTTATGCCACCGAAGATGATCAAGAGAAGAATACTGACCCTAGCTTCCCTGGCCTGCTGACAACAACTCCAAAACTGGACAGATCAGCTTTCAGGAAAAGAGAGCGGATGAGG GTGTTACAGGACATTTTTTCGAACTCTTATCGACATTTGACTGAAGAGGATGATTATCAAACTTTTTCAAGAGCGGATATTGGAGTTCAGATATACCCTGATGTGAAGTCTAAAG GTGTCCAGGTGAAAGTAAACGATGTCAAACTGAAGATGGTGTCCACGGGAACTCAGTGTGAGCTCATCAAACCCCCCATGGACCCTGAGGAGGCTAGTGATGAGGAGATGGAGTCAGATGAGGAATCCATCGCTTCTGAAGAGTCCATGGAATGTGGTGACCCAGACTACATGCCTGACGAGGATGACCATGACAATTCTTTTAACAT ACCTGCTGCCCCCTTGAGTGACTTGCCTCAGAGACAGAGGCTCTTCCTTGTGTATGAGGGTGCATTGATGGACCTCTTCAGCCACTTTTCGGCCTGCCAATCAGAATGTGAATGCAAGCTTCAGAGGATGCGTGGGTCATCCATCACTGTACACCAGAAATGCCTCGGCTGTAATTTCCAGCGATTGTGGCACAGTCAACCATCGGAAATGTACCAACTGGGAATCTAA